Below is a genomic region from candidate division WOR-3 bacterium.
CTTGTCTGACAGTGTGAGAATAATTGAGTCAATCCGTGAAGCACGTTTTCCGCCCAAGAGGAGGCCTGAATGGCTGATGCGAATGCTGCCCCGGCTACGGGTGTGCCGAGCAAGAGCAAGATAACTGCGTTGCTCCTGTGCATATTCCTCGGTGGTCTCGGTGTGCACCGGTTTTACGTGGGCAAGATCGGAACCGGTATCGTCTGGCTGCTGACCGGCGGCGTGTTCGGAATCGGTTGGCTGGTGGACATCATCATGATCGCCATCGGCAAGTTCAAGGACAAACAGGGAAACGTCCTGGCCTAGCTCGGAGCTTCCAATTCAGCTCGGCCGCTGCATTGTGCAGCGGCCGAGACGTTCCTGGGCGCGGAGCGGCTGCACCCGGGTCGGAGCACGGGAAGTCAATCTGTAGGTCACCTTGGGGAGCGTCCTGCAGATCGTAGCCAGAGTCGCCGCGAGAATCGGTCCGTATGTCGAGCCCAGAGTCACCAGGCACATAGCAGCCAGGGACACGCCGGAGGTTGCTTGCGGAACGACAGCGCGAGTCACGGGCAGAGTCGGTGAGCAAGTGGCCATCCATGTGGCAGCGAGAATCGGCCCGAGAGTCGCGATCCGAATGGCATTGAGGATGAAACCGCAAACCACCCTCCGCACCGCTCCCGGAACGACCCCCAGGGCGACTCGCAGGGAGACCCTAAACGCCAGGTATCCAGCACCTTAGCATCATTTCATCCCTCCGATTCGCGTGAGTCCTATTGGTATCACGCGGACACTCGTGGCTGTCGTGTGCCACGGCGGAGCGAGGGGCGCCACGCGGCTAGACGAACGCGCAGGGCGGTGACCGACGAAGCGTCAGTCGTGGTAGGAGTGGATTGACTTGAGATGGCAGGCTTCTAGAATCACGGACATGATGGATGCAATGGCCGGCAAGGTGTGCCTCGTAACCGGCGCGACCTCAGGCATCGGTAGGGCTGCCGCCAACGCTCTGGCGCAGCAGGGCGCTAGGGTTGTACTGCTCAGCCGTAGCCAGGACAAGTGCGCGCAGGTCGCCGCCGAGATCCATGCGGTCACCGGAAACCGGAATGTTGGATTCATCGCTGCCGACCTGTCGTCGCTCGCTGCGGTTCGGGTCGCGGCGGCGGAGTTCCGGCAGCGGTACTCGCGGCTCGATGTCCTCATCAACAACGCCGGCGTATCGCCCAGCCGTCGTCGGGAGTCGGTCGACGGCTTCGAATACACCTTTGCGCTCAATCACCTTGGGCACTTCCTGCTCACCAACCTACTGCTCGATTTCCTGGTTGCGTCCGCACCTTCGCGTGCGGTCGGAGTGTCCTCCAATATCTACAAACAGGCACGACTCGACCTCGAGGACCTACAGCTCCGGCGCGGTTTCTCGGCGATGAAGGCGTACGCGAACTCGAAGCTGGCCAACGTGCTTTTTACCTTGGAACTCGGGCGCCGGTTCAGTGGCAAGGGCACAACGGCAAACGTCATGACCCCGGGCCTGGCCAAGACCAACATCGGGCAGGAGGAGGGCTGGTTCTACGCCTTCAGCAAGAGGATGGCGGACTTCTTTGGCGGGAAGACGCCAGAGCAGGGCGCAGATACTCTCGTCTGGCTTGCCACAGCGCCTGAGGTCGCAGGCACAACCGGGCAGTACTTCCAGAACCGTCGTTCATTGCCTCTCTCAGGTGATGCTTCTGACCCGGAGCTGGCCGCTCGGCTGTGGCGCGTGAGTGAGAAACTCTGCGGACTGCGAAAGGAGGCCGCATGAGAGCAATGGTGTTGATACTGGCGATGGCAGTTCCAGCCGTTGCCGGAGTGAAGCAGTACGACCCGGAGACTTGGTTTGAGCAGGACCCAACCCCGATTCCCATCGGGGAAGGGCGAAGCTCGAAGTCCGAATACCGAATACCGGTAGACTCAATCGGGAATCCGCTCGACTACGCCGGCGCCCGCATCGGCTTGGATGTGCGGAACGTCGAACTCCCGCGCGGCTGGGAAGGCGGCTACCGCTACTGCTGCCGGTTCGATGTCATCGACCTTGTTGCGAGCCGGCCGCTCTTCATGAAGCAATGGGCTGAGAGTATCTCCAGCCTGGTTGTGGACGGGCAGCGATCGGCCGGTCCTGCTGGCGTGGCACCAACCGCGATTGGGATTCTCGCGTGGGACGATCTCTGGCGGCGGCCACATTCTCCGAGTGACACAAGCGTTTGGGTGTTCGTCGAGCAGCACCTCGGCGCATGGTTGTCGCCGGAGCACTTGCGGGCATTCGCTGCCTTGTACGATGCACTGGAGAAGGCAGACGGTCGCCTTCGTTGGGACAAACGCGGACTGACGGGTAAGGACAGCGCCTTCTTCCGTGCGAACCCGGGCTACTATCTTGCTCCTGACGGCAAACGACTGGCCGACCTCACCGGCAACACTGAAGATCAACTGGGCTTCATTGCCCGGGCCCGACGTTTCCCGTGCTACGAGCCGGTCACGCGCTTTGGGGGAATCGCGACCGCGGTTCGCACGTACGTCGCAGATGTTCAGCGCCTCGGCCCATCCGGTCTGTTGCGGCCCGGGGCCAAGGCCGACACGATCATCACGTTCGACAGCCCCATCGGTACGATTGTCGTGTCCGGGTTCGGCAATGATACGCTGCGCACCGACGCGGCTGTGGAGCTGGACCTGGGTGGAGATGACGTCTACTCAAACAACGCCGGGGCGACATCGTTTGACCGGCCGGTCAGCGTTTGCCTGGACCTTGCCGGCAACGACCGGTACGACGCGCAGACATCAAGCTATGTGCAGGGATTTGGGTTCATGGGCGTTGGGATGCTCGTTGACCTTGCCGGCAATGATGTGTACGAGGCCAAGCATTTCTCACAGGGCGCGGGAATCATGGGAGTCGGTGTGCTTTGGGACAAAGCGGGCAACGACTCGTTCAGCGCCCACGCATTCTGCCAGGGGGCCGGAATGTTCGGGCTCGGGATGACGCTCGACGATTCGGGCGACGACGTGTTCGACTGCGCCTCGAACGGGCAGGGCTCAGCCACCACGCTGGGTCTTGGCATCCTCTCTGACCTTGCAGGCAACGACAAGTATCGCCTCGCCTGCGATTCGACCAAGGACGCGATGGGTGGTCTCGCGGGCTACGGGCAGGGTGGGGCTCTGTCATTCCGCGCCTATCCTTGGGAGAAGAAGCTAGTCGCGTATGGTGGCGTCGGGATGCTCGTCGATGACAAGGGCAACGACGACTATGTGAGCAAGGGCTGGAATTGCCAGGGCGGCAGCTACATCATGTCCCTCGGCGTGCTCGTGGACAACGAAGGCAACGACCATTACGACTGCGGGACCGGGCAGGGTTCAGGCATTCACGTCACTAATGCCATCCTGATAGATAGGAAAGGCGATGACATGTACGAGGGTGGATTTCGCGCCGGCGGGTCGGGCAGCGACCGCTCGCCGGGGTTCCTGATTGACTACGAAGGGAACGATACCTACAAGTCTTCGACGTCTTCCTACGGCACAGCCTGC
It encodes:
- a CDS encoding TM2 domain-containing protein, translated to MADANAAPATGVPSKSKITALLLCIFLGGLGVHRFYVGKIGTGIVWLLTGGVFGIGWLVDIIMIAIGKFKDKQGNVLA
- a CDS encoding SDR family oxidoreductase translates to MMDAMAGKVCLVTGATSGIGRAAANALAQQGARVVLLSRSQDKCAQVAAEIHAVTGNRNVGFIAADLSSLAAVRVAAAEFRQRYSRLDVLINNAGVSPSRRRESVDGFEYTFALNHLGHFLLTNLLLDFLVASAPSRAVGVSSNIYKQARLDLEDLQLRRGFSAMKAYANSKLANVLFTLELGRRFSGKGTTANVMTPGLAKTNIGQEEGWFYAFSKRMADFFGGKTPEQGADTLVWLATAPEVAGTTGQYFQNRRSLPLSGDASDPELAARLWRVSEKLCGLRKEAA